The Flavobacteriales bacterium genome includes a window with the following:
- a CDS encoding tetratricopeptide repeat protein codes for MGSKKLTRKEKIEQQVIDESQGPQAERPKKKKPRKNGSWFTLKRKLGLLVSLVAILIYSNSIDHGYVLDDASVMKDNWVVKRGIEGIPIILKTGYRYGYWNSVDSVFRPVSLVMFATEWELFPDTPFFYHLINVLVYALTCFLMFVVLSMMYGRINIIIPFAISLLYAAHPIHTEVVANIKSRDVMMTMLFALSALYYMFKYVKSNNIKHAILMGGSYMLSIFSNESSITFLAIVPLILYFYTSVTTKKNMEMSGIFAMAAGLCILTRIAILGGVDGNSTYVALDNFFVDAPNYMVRLATAMKGLGKYFALLTFPHPLTSDYSFNQIPLVGWTNIYALFSTIFFLGAGIFSLVKLKTKNHLVFGFLYFVITVSLFSNIVMLIGVGFGERLMYFPSLGFVIILGHLLAMATKVDYLDESYENIKEVFSKNGKYIGVVAIVISLYSFKTIDRNTAWTNNQTLYSTDIQTSAGSARMHYYHGLEITKVVALAEPDKEKRKAFFLEGISFLEKAVAIYPNYADAYSQIGLTYYRMDDYDKAKEKYLKALEFNSKKPLTYSNLGAIYFNRQQYKEAQEMFEKAIYFDPRFADGYLNLGSVYGTIGENVKSVAAFNKGIEYAPNNASLWHFAAITYQNMGDMENAQKYMARAKQLNPALGN; via the coding sequence ATGGGAAGTAAGAAATTAACCCGTAAAGAGAAAATAGAGCAACAGGTAATTGATGAAAGTCAAGGTCCTCAAGCCGAACGTCCAAAGAAAAAGAAGCCTAGAAAGAATGGTTCTTGGTTTACCTTAAAGAGGAAATTAGGATTACTTGTTTCGTTGGTTGCTATTCTTATCTACTCTAATTCAATAGATCACGGTTATGTATTAGACGACGCCTCTGTTATGAAAGATAACTGGGTCGTAAAACGAGGCATCGAAGGGATCCCAATTATCCTTAAAACGGGGTATCGTTATGGATATTGGAATTCTGTAGATTCTGTTTTTCGACCCGTTTCGTTGGTAATGTTTGCAACAGAATGGGAGTTGTTTCCGGATACACCTTTTTTCTATCACCTGATAAATGTATTGGTATATGCACTTACATGTTTCTTAATGTTTGTTGTATTAAGTATGATGTACGGTAGGATTAATATCATTATTCCGTTTGCTATTAGTTTGCTGTACGCGGCACACCCAATTCATACAGAAGTAGTGGCAAATATTAAAAGTAGGGATGTGATGATGACTATGCTGTTCGCGTTATCAGCCTTATATTATATGTTTAAGTATGTCAAGTCGAACAATATTAAACATGCAATTTTGATGGGAGGTAGCTATATGTTATCCATTTTTTCGAACGAGAGCTCGATAACATTTTTAGCGATCGTACCCTTGATATTATATTTCTATACTTCGGTTACAACCAAGAAAAATATGGAGATGTCTGGAATATTTGCGATGGCAGCGGGGTTATGCATTCTTACACGGATTGCAATTTTAGGAGGCGTTGATGGGAATTCGACTTATGTAGCATTAGATAACTTTTTTGTAGACGCACCCAATTATATGGTAAGGTTGGCAACAGCCATGAAGGGACTTGGGAAGTACTTTGCTCTTTTAACCTTTCCCCATCCCTTAACCAGTGATTATTCTTTTAACCAAATCCCATTGGTAGGGTGGACGAACATTTATGCATTGTTCTCGACAATCTTTTTTCTGGGGGCAGGAATATTTTCTTTGGTAAAGTTGAAAACGAAGAATCATTTAGTCTTTGGATTTTTATATTTCGTGATAACGGTTTCTCTTTTCTCTAATATAGTAATGCTCATAGGGGTTGGTTTTGGAGAACGTCTGATGTATTTCCCTTCCCTGGGATTTGTCATCATTTTGGGGCACCTTTTGGCAATGGCTACGAAAGTTGATTACCTAGATGAGTCGTATGAGAATATTAAAGAAGTATTTAGTAAAAATGGTAAGTACATAGGTGTTGTCGCTATTGTCATTTCGCTGTATTCATTTAAAACAATTGATCGTAATACAGCTTGGACCAATAATCAGACTTTATATAGTACCGATATTCAAACGTCTGCAGGAAGTGCTAGAATGCATTATTATCACGGACTGGAGATAACAAAAGTTGTTGCCCTTGCAGAGCCAGACAAAGAAAAGAGGAAGGCGTTTTTCTTAGAAGGTATTTCTTTTTTGGAGAAAGCGGTTGCTATCTATCCCAATTATGCGGATGCTTACTCCCAGATAGGATTAACCTATTATAGGATGGATGACTACGATAAGGCAAAGGAGAAATATCTTAAGGCTCTAGAGTTTAATTCCAAGAAACCACTTACATATAGTAATCTTGGAGCGATCTATTTTAATCGACAACAATATAAAGAGGCGCAAGAAATGTTTGAAAAGGCTATCTATTTCGATCCTCGTTTTGCAGATGGGTATTTGAATCTGGGAAGTGTTTATGGAACTATTGGCGAGAATGTAAAGAGTGTTGCTGCCTTTAATAAAGGGATTGAATACGCACCCAACAATGCAAGTCTTTGGCATTTTGCCGCTATCACTTACCAGAATATGGGCGACATGGAAAATGCACAGAAGTACATGGCCAGAGCTAAACAGCTTAATCCTGCTTTAGGAAACTAG
- the rlmD gene encoding 23S rRNA (uracil(1939)-C(5))-methyltransferase RlmD produces MKGKKVIENVEVIDMGTKGKGVAKKDGMVIFVQDAIPGDVVDVEVYKKKKSFYEANVIKYIKRSDDLTEPFCKHFEICGGCSYQHINYDAQLNHKQKGITDNLSRIGKLDIPEAPPIIACDSTQFYRNKLEFTFSNKRWLSTTEIKSEDIIYNQNVLGFHVPGRFDKILNVDKCWLQTDPSNAIRNSVLGYALKNELEFFDLREQTGLLRNMIIRTTTTNEVMVIMIFAKEDREVRFGLMDHLNETFPEITSLMYVINTKRNDTISDLEVHHYTGKTFITEKLGDISFKIGPKSFFQTNSIQAHKLYQVIEEMANLNGSQIVYDLYCGTGTIGNFIAKKAKKVIGVEQLPEAIEDAKENSANNGIENTEFFAGDMKDVLDEKFIKKNGHPDLVIIDPPRAGLHKDVVEELNRLKAKQVIYVSCNSATQARDLELLSVNYKVSSVQAVDLFPHTVHVENVALLTLVS; encoded by the coding sequence ATGAAAGGTAAGAAGGTAATAGAGAATGTCGAAGTAATCGACATGGGTACGAAGGGTAAAGGCGTAGCGAAAAAAGATGGCATGGTAATCTTTGTGCAAGATGCTATTCCAGGTGATGTGGTAGACGTTGAAGTTTACAAAAAGAAAAAGTCGTTCTATGAAGCGAATGTGATCAAATACATCAAACGATCCGATGACTTAACCGAGCCATTTTGTAAGCATTTCGAAATATGTGGTGGATGTAGTTACCAGCACATTAACTATGATGCCCAGCTTAATCACAAGCAAAAAGGAATTACAGATAACTTATCTCGAATTGGCAAATTAGATATACCTGAGGCCCCTCCCATTATCGCTTGCGACTCAACTCAGTTTTATAGAAATAAATTAGAGTTTACATTCTCGAACAAGAGATGGTTGAGTACTACTGAGATTAAAAGTGAAGATATTATTTACAATCAAAACGTATTGGGTTTCCACGTTCCTGGACGATTCGACAAAATATTAAACGTCGATAAATGTTGGTTACAAACAGATCCTTCAAACGCAATTAGAAATTCGGTTTTAGGATATGCTTTAAAGAATGAACTTGAATTCTTCGACTTAAGAGAACAAACCGGGTTATTGAGAAACATGATTATCCGAACAACCACTACAAACGAAGTAATGGTTATCATGATTTTCGCGAAAGAAGATCGCGAAGTTAGATTTGGTTTAATGGATCATCTTAATGAAACGTTCCCAGAAATCACCTCTTTGATGTATGTGATAAACACAAAAAGAAACGATACTATTTCGGACTTGGAAGTACATCACTACACTGGCAAAACGTTTATCACTGAAAAACTTGGTGATATCAGTTTCAAAATTGGACCTAAGTCATTCTTCCAAACGAACTCTATACAGGCGCACAAGCTCTACCAAGTAATTGAAGAAATGGCAAACTTGAATGGCAGTCAAATTGTGTACGACCTTTATTGTGGTACAGGAACTATTGGAAACTTCATAGCTAAGAAAGCTAAAAAGGTTATTGGTGTGGAACAATTGCCTGAGGCAATTGAAGATGCAAAAGAGAACTCCGCCAATAACGGAATCGAGAACACAGAGTTCTTTGCTGGAGACATGAAAGATGTTCTTGATGAAAAGTTCATTAAGAAAAACGGCCACCCAGACTTAGTAATAATCGACCCTCCTCGCGCTGGCCTACACAAGGATGTAGTTGAGGAATTGAATAGATTAAAGGCTAAACAAGTTATTTATGTGAGCTGCAATTCTGCTACGCAAGCGAGAGATCTAGAATTACTTTCAGTCAATTACAAAGTATCGTCAGTACAGGCAGTGGATTTATTTCCACATACTGTACATGTAGAAAATGTGGCATTGTTAACTCTAGTTTCCTAA
- the rocD gene encoding ornithine--oxo-acid transaminase, whose amino-acid sequence MVLEENTSAAEQEAISLEDKHGAHNYHPLQVVISKGEGVFVWDVNGKKYFDFLSAYSAVNQGHCHPKIIGALTEQAQKLTLTSRAFYNDTLGEYEKFATEYFGFDKLLPMNSGVEAVETGIKLARKWGYQKKGIPADQAKIIFCEGNFHGRTITIVSASNDEVAKNEFGPFTPGIETIPYNNSDALAEALKDINVVAFIVEPIQGEAGVLVPEDGYLARCKALCKENNVLFIADEIQTGIARTGKLLACDYDGIKPDILLLGKALSGGVLPVSAVFADDHIMMCLKPGEHGSTFGGNPLANKVAIAALEVVRDENMAENSMRLGEILREGLRAIDSDMITLVRGRGLLNAIVIKPKNGVDAMELCIRMKNNGLLAKPTHEDKIRFAPPLVITEEQIKECIQIISDTIKAV is encoded by the coding sequence GTGGTACTAGAAGAAAATACATCAGCAGCAGAGCAAGAGGCAATTTCGTTAGAAGACAAGCATGGCGCGCATAACTATCACCCGTTACAAGTTGTAATTTCTAAAGGTGAAGGAGTCTTTGTTTGGGATGTAAACGGGAAAAAATATTTTGATTTTTTATCGGCATACTCAGCTGTTAATCAGGGGCACTGTCATCCTAAGATTATTGGTGCGCTTACGGAGCAAGCACAAAAATTAACGCTTACATCTAGAGCATTTTATAACGATACCCTTGGTGAGTACGAAAAATTCGCAACGGAATATTTTGGTTTTGATAAGCTATTGCCGATGAACTCTGGTGTGGAAGCGGTGGAGACAGGAATTAAGCTTGCACGAAAATGGGGCTACCAAAAGAAGGGTATTCCAGCAGATCAAGCAAAGATTATATTCTGTGAAGGTAACTTCCATGGACGTACTATTACGATAGTGTCAGCTTCGAATGATGAAGTGGCAAAAAATGAGTTTGGCCCATTCACTCCAGGAATTGAAACAATACCTTATAATAATTCGGATGCATTAGCGGAAGCTCTTAAGGATATCAATGTAGTTGCTTTTATTGTAGAACCGATTCAAGGAGAAGCAGGTGTACTTGTTCCTGAAGATGGTTATTTGGCTCGATGTAAAGCATTGTGTAAAGAGAATAATGTTCTTTTCATTGCGGATGAGATTCAAACAGGAATCGCCAGAACAGGTAAGTTATTGGCATGCGATTACGATGGTATTAAACCAGATATCCTTCTTTTAGGTAAAGCTTTATCAGGGGGCGTACTTCCAGTATCAGCAGTATTTGCCGACGATCATATTATGATGTGTTTGAAACCAGGTGAGCATGGTTCAACTTTCGGAGGTAATCCATTGGCGAATAAAGTGGCTATAGCTGCTTTAGAAGTTGTACGTGACGAGAATATGGCTGAGAACTCAATGCGTCTTGGTGAGATATTGCGAGAGGGCTTAAGAGCAATTGATTCCGATATGATCACTTTGGTTAGAGGAAGGGGGTTGTTAAACGCAATTGTCATCAAGCCTAAGAATGGGGTGGATGCAATGGAGCTTTGTATTAGAATGAAGAATAATGGTTTATTAGCCAAGCCAACACACGAGGATAAGATCAGATTTGCACCACCTTTGGTAATTACAGAAGAGCAAATAAAAGAATGTATTCAGATTATTTCGGATACAATAAAAGCTGTCTAA
- a CDS encoding TonB-dependent receptor has protein sequence MKGIYRIIFLLSFISIPLLLSAQKSSIVSGVITDKNKRAVFNANISILGIAGGSTTDSLGRFSHTIEGDSTLKLIISHITFKTFSQDITPTGEAIESNISLEDNVEELLGVTIEDRVKRAGNTISVDPTLAKTMPSTTGGIEDLIQTLPGVSSNNEMSSQYSVRGGNFDENLVYVNDIQVYRPFLIRSGQQEGLSFINPDMVSSVQFSAGGFEAKYGDKLSSVLDITYRKPIKFSANASASLLGATVHLEDRSKNEKFTYQLGARQKSNAYLLNSLDTKGEYKPNFVDIQGFATYKFGKKYEINVLSNYSKNSYNIIPQTRESDFGTIDKVLRLTVYFDGREVDEFETYMSAISNIYKPNEYTTLKLIASGFRTFESETYDLLGQYWLDEVEADNTGGDVVRNTINLGVGGFLMHARNYLDATIYNASHKGYHIKDKHELTWGLTYQHELIKDKLSEWQYVDSSDYSLPISENEDFDIYESLHASAKLETNRYSAFIQNTNNFGKNDQYFLNYGTRFNYWDYSKQSLISPRASFAIQPDWEKDFMFRLAAGVYYQPPFYRELRDRYGILNKDIKAQQSIHFVAGSDYNFRAWSRPFKFVSEIYFKKFDDLIPYEINNVRIRYYADNMAKGYATGVDLRINGEFVKGVESWASLSVMKTEEDLRNDFYYEYLNNSGEKISYSTEDQTITDSVKIEPGAIPRLTDERVHMSIVFQDYLPRWPKFKMQLKMVFGSGLPFGPPSFDRYRDTLRIRPYRRVDIGFSYTLLEEDRVKKEKGFGRHLKSIWFSAEVFNLLQIDNVVSYIWVKDVTGNQYAVPNSLTARLINLKLIVRI, from the coding sequence ATGAAAGGTATCTACAGAATAATTTTCTTACTCTCATTTATTTCCATTCCTCTCCTTCTATCGGCACAAAAGAGCTCCATAGTTTCTGGAGTTATCACAGATAAAAACAAAAGAGCCGTGTTCAACGCGAATATTTCAATACTTGGAATTGCCGGTGGTTCAACAACTGATTCTCTTGGCAGATTTTCTCACACAATCGAAGGGGATTCTACTTTAAAACTTATCATCTCACACATTACCTTCAAAACTTTCAGTCAAGATATAACCCCAACCGGAGAAGCAATTGAATCAAATATCTCCTTAGAAGATAATGTAGAAGAACTGCTTGGAGTTACTATTGAGGATAGAGTTAAACGAGCAGGAAACACTATTTCTGTTGATCCCACTTTGGCTAAAACTATGCCTAGTACCACTGGTGGAATCGAGGACTTGATCCAGACATTACCGGGTGTTTCGTCAAACAATGAAATGAGTTCTCAATATTCTGTTAGAGGCGGAAATTTCGACGAGAATCTTGTTTATGTAAACGATATCCAAGTATACAGACCGTTTCTAATTAGATCCGGACAGCAGGAAGGCTTGAGCTTTATTAACCCTGACATGGTAAGCTCAGTACAATTTTCCGCTGGTGGATTTGAAGCAAAATATGGCGATAAACTTTCGTCGGTGCTAGACATCACCTACAGAAAACCAATCAAGTTTTCGGCAAATGCGTCGGCTAGTTTACTCGGTGCCACAGTGCATCTTGAAGATAGAAGTAAAAACGAAAAGTTTACTTATCAGCTCGGAGCTCGACAAAAATCGAATGCGTACCTCCTTAATAGTTTAGATACAAAAGGAGAATACAAACCTAATTTTGTAGATATACAGGGGTTTGCAACCTATAAATTTGGCAAGAAGTATGAAATCAATGTCCTATCTAACTATTCTAAAAACAGCTACAATATAATTCCACAAACAAGAGAATCTGACTTCGGCACTATCGATAAAGTACTTAGGCTTACTGTTTATTTCGATGGACGTGAAGTGGACGAATTCGAAACTTATATGTCGGCTATTTCAAACATCTACAAACCCAACGAATACACCACCCTTAAACTTATTGCTTCTGGATTTAGAACATTTGAATCCGAAACCTACGATCTACTTGGACAGTATTGGCTCGATGAAGTTGAAGCAGACAATACAGGAGGTGATGTTGTAAGAAATACAATTAACCTTGGGGTTGGCGGATTTCTAATGCACGCCAGAAATTATTTGGATGCGACAATATACAATGCAAGCCACAAGGGGTATCATATTAAAGACAAACACGAACTTACTTGGGGGCTCACCTATCAACACGAATTAATTAAAGACAAATTAAGTGAATGGCAATACGTTGATTCATCGGACTACTCACTTCCAATTTCGGAGAATGAAGATTTTGATATTTACGAATCACTTCATGCAAGTGCCAAATTAGAGACAAACCGGTATTCGGCATTTATTCAAAACACCAACAACTTTGGTAAAAATGATCAATACTTTCTGAACTACGGAACTCGATTTAATTATTGGGATTACAGCAAACAATCTTTAATAAGTCCTCGGGCTTCATTCGCCATTCAACCTGATTGGGAAAAGGATTTCATGTTTAGGTTAGCGGCTGGAGTATACTACCAACCTCCCTTCTATCGTGAACTGAGAGACCGATATGGGATACTAAATAAAGACATTAAAGCACAACAAAGTATCCATTTTGTAGCAGGTAGCGATTATAATTTCAGAGCTTGGAGCAGGCCTTTTAAGTTTGTATCAGAAATCTATTTCAAGAAATTCGACGATCTTATTCCGTATGAAATTAACAACGTTCGTATTCGCTATTATGCAGATAACATGGCTAAAGGTTATGCAACCGGCGTTGATCTACGAATAAACGGTGAATTCGTAAAGGGAGTTGAATCTTGGGCTAGTTTAAGCGTTATGAAAACAGAAGAAGATTTAAGAAACGACTTCTATTACGAGTATCTCAATAATTCAGGAGAAAAAATTAGTTACTCTACAGAAGACCAAACAATAACAGACAGTGTTAAAATTGAGCCTGGCGCCATACCCAGACTAACAGATGAACGTGTGCACATGAGTATCGTGTTTCAAGATTACTTACCCCGTTGGCCTAAGTTTAAAATGCAGTTGAAAATGGTCTTTGGAAGCGGATTGCCTTTTGGTCCACCTAGCTTTGATAGGTACCGAGACACTTTACGGATAAGACCCTACAGACGTGTTGATATTGGATTTTCGTACACGCTATTAGAAGAAGACCGTGTTAAAAAAGAAAAAGGATTTGGTCGACATTTAAAGTCGATATGGTTCTCTGCCGAAGTATTTAACCTTCTTCAAATCGACAATGTCGTATCTTATATTTGGGTTAAAGATGTAACAGGAAATCAATACGCTGTGCCTAATTCTCTAACAGCACGACTAATTAACCTAAAACTAATTGTCCGGATTTAG
- the dnaE gene encoding DNA polymerase III subunit alpha, with protein sequence MPDFSHLHVHTQYSLLDGAAQIDRLALKAKEDNMKALAITDHGNMYGIPKFTSTLQKHGVKPIIGCEFYLTDDMFDKKNKTRYHQVLLAKNQQGYKNLSILCTRGATEGFYYKPRIDKTLIREFSEGLIATTCCLAAEVPRAIIQHGEAAAEKVFEEWLDIFGDDFYIELQRHGIEDQNICNEVLIKFSKKYGVKMIATNDVHYVDRIDSEAQDILLCLQTGKDYDDPNRMRFDGDQFYLKTKAEMAEIFKDVPEALENTIEIVDKIETPKITRDILMPAFNIPEQFNTEDEFLRYLTFEGCKKKYGEITSEISERADYELKIIKDMGFAGYFLIVQDFTTAAREMGVSVGPGRGSAAGSVVAFALNITNIDPIKYDLLFERFLNPERVSMPDIDIDFDDDGRQRVIDWVVEKHGKDRVAQIITFGTMAAKSSIRDVARVLKLPLHEADKLAKLVPDTPGITLKQAFKEVKELADAQNSKDLLIARTLNFAKILEGSARHTGIHAAGVIIAPDNLEKYLPMGAAKDSDLMVTQYDGKYVEGVGMLKMDFLGLKTLSIIKDAIINIKENHGVEIDIDEIDLEDEKTYDLYQKGNTIGTFQFESEGMRMYLKELKPTNIEDLIAMNALYRPGPMDFIPLFIDRKQGREKVEYPHEMLEGILKNTYGIMVYQEQIMQAAQIMGGFSLGSADILRRAMGKKKMEIMEEQSRIFIKGAEEKGVSEADAKSVFDTMSKFAQYGFNRSHSAAYSIVAYQTGYLKANYMADYMAAVLTRNMNDIKKVAYFMDECKRQSIPVLGPDVNESSYTFKVNKKGEIRFGLGAIKGVGEGAVETIVNKRNEGGAYKTLTDFVLRIELRQANKKCMESLALGGAFDCFEDIYRSQYFHREMEGSPSYLEQMIKFGNAYKSSKEEMESSLFGGSAEVEIEEPKLPDCEKWPRLEKIYKEKEVTGLFISGHPLDDYKLELKYFCPHTVSDVIDMEKHKGRELTLGCYIGEVAHRTTKTGRPFGTFTIEDYRDTYQIALFSEDYLKLRHMLVPNAFVYIRGNVRNRFHQEDVWEFKVNGMQLLSEVREKMTKSITIKASVDNVNDHLINRLDELMDLEAGSCKIKLAVYDKKERIKIEMPSKRKGVTLTNEFIDALAEIKGVTYDLN encoded by the coding sequence ATGCCCGATTTTTCGCACCTACACGTACATACCCAATATTCCTTATTGGACGGTGCTGCTCAAATTGACCGTTTAGCATTAAAGGCGAAAGAGGATAATATGAAGGCCCTTGCTATTACCGATCATGGTAATATGTATGGAATTCCCAAATTCACTTCTACTTTGCAAAAGCATGGCGTTAAGCCAATTATAGGTTGTGAATTTTATCTTACCGATGATATGTTCGATAAAAAGAACAAAACTAGGTACCATCAAGTTTTGCTGGCAAAGAATCAACAGGGGTACAAAAACCTGTCTATACTTTGTACAAGAGGAGCTACTGAAGGGTTTTATTATAAGCCAAGAATAGACAAAACATTAATTCGTGAGTTTAGCGAAGGACTTATTGCAACCACTTGCTGTTTGGCTGCCGAAGTGCCACGGGCAATTATTCAACATGGTGAGGCCGCTGCTGAGAAAGTATTCGAAGAGTGGTTAGACATTTTTGGTGATGATTTTTACATTGAACTGCAACGTCACGGTATAGAAGATCAGAATATTTGTAATGAAGTACTAATAAAGTTCTCTAAGAAGTACGGCGTTAAAATGATTGCCACAAACGACGTTCACTATGTGGACAGGATAGATTCTGAAGCTCAGGATATTCTGTTGTGTCTTCAGACGGGAAAAGATTACGACGATCCCAATCGAATGCGTTTTGACGGGGATCAATTCTATTTGAAGACAAAGGCCGAGATGGCAGAAATCTTTAAAGATGTACCCGAAGCTCTAGAAAATACCATTGAAATTGTTGACAAGATTGAGACTCCTAAAATCACTAGGGATATCCTAATGCCTGCTTTCAATATCCCTGAACAATTTAATACGGAAGATGAGTTTCTTAGGTATTTAACATTCGAAGGGTGTAAGAAAAAGTATGGCGAAATTACTTCTGAAATATCTGAGAGGGCCGATTATGAGTTGAAGATTATTAAGGATATGGGCTTTGCAGGCTATTTCTTAATTGTTCAAGATTTTACTACTGCGGCCAGAGAAATGGGCGTGAGCGTAGGTCCAGGAAGGGGGTCTGCAGCTGGCTCTGTTGTAGCTTTCGCTTTAAATATTACCAATATTGATCCTATAAAGTATGATTTACTTTTTGAAAGGTTCTTAAATCCAGAAAGGGTATCGATGCCAGATATCGATATTGATTTTGATGATGATGGAAGACAAAGAGTAATTGATTGGGTAGTAGAAAAACATGGTAAAGATCGTGTTGCTCAAATTATCACATTTGGTACGATGGCGGCAAAATCATCTATTCGGGATGTTGCTCGGGTTTTAAAGTTGCCTTTACACGAAGCAGATAAATTGGCGAAGCTTGTTCCGGATACACCTGGAATAACATTAAAGCAAGCTTTCAAAGAAGTAAAAGAATTAGCAGACGCTCAGAATAGTAAAGATCTATTAATAGCTCGGACGCTAAATTTTGCAAAAATATTAGAAGGCTCTGCTCGTCACACAGGAATTCATGCAGCTGGAGTAATTATTGCGCCAGATAATTTAGAGAAGTATCTCCCAATGGGTGCTGCCAAAGATTCTGATCTGATGGTTACCCAATACGATGGTAAGTACGTGGAAGGTGTAGGGATGCTTAAGATGGACTTTTTAGGACTGAAGACTCTTTCTATTATTAAGGATGCCATTATCAATATCAAGGAAAATCATGGTGTAGAAATAGATATTGATGAAATTGATTTAGAGGATGAAAAGACATATGATCTTTATCAGAAGGGGAATACGATAGGTACATTCCAATTTGAGAGTGAAGGGATGCGTATGTATCTAAAAGAACTGAAACCTACAAATATTGAGGATTTGATTGCAATGAATGCATTGTATCGTCCCGGCCCGATGGATTTTATTCCGCTTTTTATTGACCGTAAGCAAGGAAGAGAGAAAGTAGAGTATCCGCACGAAATGCTTGAGGGAATATTGAAGAACACCTATGGTATTATGGTGTATCAAGAGCAGATTATGCAAGCGGCGCAAATAATGGGTGGCTTTTCTCTTGGTTCTGCAGATATTCTTCGAAGAGCGATGGGAAAGAAGAAGATGGAGATCATGGAGGAGCAAAGCCGGATCTTTATCAAGGGAGCAGAAGAAAAAGGTGTTTCTGAGGCCGATGCTAAATCTGTTTTCGATACGATGTCGAAGTTCGCTCAATATGGATTTAATAGATCGCATTCTGCTGCGTACTCAATTGTTGCATACCAAACCGGCTATCTCAAGGCCAACTACATGGCAGACTACATGGCTGCTGTTCTCACCAGAAACATGAACGATATCAAAAAGGTCGCTTATTTTATGGATGAGTGTAAACGACAGAGTATACCAGTTCTCGGGCCAGACGTTAATGAGAGTAGTTATACTTTTAAAGTGAATAAGAAAGGGGAGATCCGATTTGGACTTGGAGCAATAAAGGGCGTAGGTGAGGGCGCTGTAGAAACTATTGTGAACAAACGAAATGAAGGTGGGGCGTATAAAACCCTTACCGATTTTGTACTTCGTATTGAGTTGCGTCAGGCAAATAAGAAATGCATGGAGAGCCTTGCTCTTGGTGGTGCTTTTGATTGTTTTGAGGATATTTATCGTTCACAATATTTTCATCGGGAAATGGAGGGCAGTCCAAGTTATTTGGAGCAGATGATTAAGTTCGGAAATGCTTATAAAAGCAGCAAGGAGGAAATGGAATCTTCTCTATTTGGTGGAAGTGCCGAAGTAGAAATAGAAGAACCTAAACTACCTGATTGTGAAAAGTGGCCTAGGTTAGAAAAAATATATAAGGAGAAAGAAGTTACCGGTCTTTTTATCTCTGGCCATCCATTGGATGATTATAAATTGGAACTTAAATATTTCTGTCCACATACAGTTTCGGATGTAATCGACATGGAAAAGCATAAAGGTAGAGAGCTTACATTAGGTTGCTATATTGGCGAAGTGGCTCATAGAACTACCAAAACAGGAAGACCTTTTGGAACTTTTACCATTGAGGATTATCGCGATACATATCAAATAGCTTTGTTCTCTGAAGACTATTTGAAACTAAGACATATGCTTGTTCCCAATGCCTTTGTATACATCAGAGGTAACGTTAGGAATCGATTTCACCAGGAAGATGTCTGGGAGTTTAAAGTAAATGGAATGCAATTGCTTTCTGAGGTGCGTGAGAAAATGACAAAGAGTATCACCATTAAAGCAAGTGTAGATAATGTGAATGATCATTTAATTAACCGTTTAGATGAATTAATGGATCTGGAGGCCGGAAGCTGTAAGATTAAATTGGCGGTGTACGATAAAAAGGAAAGAATAAAAATAGAAATGCCATCAAAGCGAAAAGGTGTGACATTAACGAATGAGTTTATTGACGCTTTGGCAGAAATAAAGGGCGTAACATACGATTTGAACTAA
- the trxA gene encoding thioredoxin, which translates to MALEFTDQNFEEVVLKSDKPVLVDFWAEWCGPCRMVGPVVEEISNDYDGKVLVGKVNVDHNPEISAKYGIRNIPTILFIKNGEVVDKQVGAVSKTVLSEKLNAQL; encoded by the coding sequence ATGGCACTAGAATTCACAGATCAAAACTTCGAGGAAGTAGTACTTAAATCAGATAAACCAGTATTGGTTGACTTTTGGGCTGAGTGGTGCGGGCCATGTAGAATGGTTGGACCAGTAGTTGAAGAGATTTCAAACGATTACGACGGTAAAGTACTAGTTGGTAAAGTAAACGTAGATCACAATCCAGAAATTTCAGCTAAATATGGAATTAGAAATATCCCTACTATTTTGTTTATCAAAAATGGTGAAGTAGTAGATAAACAAGTGGGAGCTGTCTCAAAAACTGTTTTGTCTGAAAAATTAAACGCTCAGTTGTAA